CTGCCCACAAAGGTGCAGTGTATCCAGTTTACTGGATGTGCCTTAATCACCGCTCCActgtaaaccacacagcacttgtgagcacttataataaaacaaaaggaggTTTATTGAAGAAAGGGTAAAGATTTAACTAGTATTGAGaggaagtgatggaaacaaatggttcccatacaaaacaaaatcataaaacacaAACATAATAAAATAGGGCCCCCCCTCTCTACAAAGGTcagagctggctggtttcacAGGAACCAGGATTCAGTTTTTCAGGAGAACATCGCTGCTCCCCAAGATGTCTCCTCAGTGAAAGGATCCAGAATGCCACTCTGTGTTATGCTTAAACCATCAGGGTAATTCTCTGtctgttgtaatgttcctttttttttaatctccaagtggttttgattgtttgcagtgggctctgatggttttccattaaAAGTTTTGGGATGGAGCAAGGCTAGACAATTTAGTCTTGATTACATCACTTGTTAACCAGCATggggtgacaactccctcctgTTCAAATGGGCTATCACTGAGACATAATATCCACTGGTGACTATTATTCCAAGTCCATAAACCGGGATGGCCAACTTGTGGCTTCAGAGCCATATGcggctccagggctggagctacaggtgccaactttccaacgtGCCAGAggttgctcactgctcaacccctggctctgccacaggccctgctcccactctaccccttcccgccccctcccctgagcctgccatgcccttgctcctccctctttctctccccttccctgcctcctgcatgccacaaaacagctgatctggaggtgcagggagggaaagggaggcatTGATCCACAGGGCTGCCGGTGGACCGGAGGCGCTGGGAGCTGATGCGGGgttgctgatgtattactgtggctctttgtcaatgtacactggtaaattctggctccttctcaggctcaggttgtcCACTCCTGCCATAAACCATGCTTTCactataaatacattattccttaactattacctgtacatacatcttgcaatgattatgaatcttgacaaaTTACAAGTTTTCTACAGATGCCTCATGTTACACTTCATGGCTAAATATTCTGCAAGatgtgtttggtgtagtgagtttgtcaggtctgacaTGACAGTTGTTTCCAAAGAACAGGGGCAGAGACCACCTGTACCTGCtgttggggaggggtggggaggacaacacaatttaaaggtttagCTGTTCCCAGAACAGTTCAAGTCACCCCCCCCCCTCAAGTAGGGCTCTGCCTtaccctcagtttcccctcctggaaACCAGAGGCCTCTCCCCATAAGGCACAGCTTGGAGCTCACTGGCTCTGACAGCTGCAAAGCAGGGAAGGGGGGCAGTCACACCATGTGACTGAATGGGGATGGCAAACTCTGGCAGAAATATGGGAGGGGCATGTGACCTGACATGCACCTCCCACACACATCACCTCTGAGCAGTGGAACCTTCTGCAAAGGAGCCTCAATGTCACAAGCTGCCCCACTAAGCTAAACAACCCTTAGAGCTGCTCCCCAGGCCTGGGAGAAGGAAGTGAAGAACCCCTGGAGCTGCAGAGATGCACTGAggggcataggtgctgacttcatGGctgtccagggctggagcacccacggagaaaaattagcgggtgcctCAGGTTTCCAGGAGGGAAAATTGTGGGTAAGTGGGGGCCCTActtcaggagtgtgtgtgtgtgacttgaaCTGTTCTGGGAACAGCTAAACCTTTAAATtgtattctccccctccctcagcagcCAACCTCCCCTCAGTGCCTCGTGCCTGCTCCCTGATcaactcctccttctccttcctaCTGCCTCTTACTCACTGTAATCAGCTGTTCCACAgagtgcaggaggcactgggagggagggggcgacacggggaggaggcagaaaaaagcagggcggggcaggaagaggcagggaaggggtggggcattgggggaaggggtggagtgcaggCAGGGTCTGGGACTGagagggggttgagcaccccccgggTGGAACTGGAAGCTGGCGCCTGTGCTGAGGGGCAAGGTGCAGATGTGGGGCTAGGAGGTTGTATAATTGATGGACTCAGGGGACAGCATATGTAGAACTTGGGgacaaataattaaaattttaGGGTTTCAGGAGAAGGGGAAGCTGCTCACTATCGTGGAGCATTTTATACAGCTCTTTATAATTTGATCTCCGTGAGAGCTCCTGAAGCTAGGGCTAAAAATTCCCTTACTCTATGTCTGGAGAGTTggccaccccctccctcccccaagagtCCAAAAATCAGAAGCCAGATTAAAAAGACCCACATCTTTTGAATTAAATCTCATTATTGGGGGATGGGAGGTGActtactcatgatttttgagctttTGCGGGTGGCTAtactatttacttttaaaatacaacatGCTATTACTAAATGTTTTCATCTGTATGTTTACCAGACCCAGAAAGCTGATGATTCCACCTTGTGGGGAATGAGAGGAAAAACAAGTACAATATAAGAGCCAAACCTGCACTAGAAAAATAATACATGTCCTGAATTAGGACCTgattccatttaaaacaaaacaaaaaaatcaagaaagaaaatgtaacatGCACTCTCCCTAACATTAAAAATATGCAGCACCTGCCATTTTTAGtaacaatttaaatatattttaacaaatatttgataaacaGAAAACGTTTAGGCATGGGACTTTAGTACTAATTATTAAACAATACAATTTAATTCATATTGATTTTACAATATGCAGTGTCTGTTATTAGGTATAATAAAACATTAATTTACATAGCCTCTTTTTAAGACTTGTAGTCAGTagtaacaaaaatattaataatggaATCAAGTATATTTATTAGTCTGTAATATACATCAATGGCCACACAGTTCTTTGCCTTTTTGTTGCGCAAGAGTTGCATACCATTACTTTTTATAGTAGTACAAGGCAAGTAGTATAAGGGACAGGTACCAGTAAGCATGTGACTgggaaataaatgcaaaaaaacaaaaatcaaggagaTTAAGAATTATAAGTGATCGCTAAAATAGCCATTATCTATTGATATCAGTTTTGGTATTTGCCATTTTAGCTACTCTACGATTGACTGCTCTGCCTAGCTATAGATTTTTCTTTACTTAATTCTTGTCTTGGTTCCAGAAAACTCCTTTTCTCTGGCCTCTTTGACATCTGCAGTGGCCTTCTCAAGTCCATACAAACTACTCAAATACTGATATATACATACACGGTGCTTTGCAAACAATCCTTGCCTCAGTTGACTGTATATATCACGTGTATATGTGGATTGTAAACTGCTTGGGACACAGATTgcatcttactatatgtttgaaAAGCATTGTTTAAATTTATGGCATCAAATACATATGTATGTAGATCTGtgacagagaaagagggagataaaggaccaggtcctcagctgatgtaaatcaatatagcgtcattgaagtcaatggaactattccagtttacacaagctgagggcCTATAATTATATGTtataattattactattactacttATCTTATTGCTAAGAATTTAGAGAGAATAATAAAATCAGGCACTTAACATATTGCTAGTTATCATTCTGGGATTTAAATTATTTCTTAAAGGAAATTAAAGCAAAGTGATTCACCCTTTCTTATCAAAGATGAGTGTCATTGTGActagttaaaaagaaattaaatatctaaaaaggcagaaaaatcaTCTGTTTCAAAGTCTGGCACCTGCTTTTTCTGTTTATTGTAACAAAGATCCTTCATTTTCATTCAAAAGGTACAATagctttcaaaattattttaattttcaacatTAAATACTGATGGATGTAGTGTGAGGACCACCATCAAGAAAAATAAGCTGTGTAATACCAGACCAATGGCCAACAAGTCTACCATTTTGATTGACCTTGTGCCTGACTGAAAATCAATCCATCTCCCAGTGAAGCtaactggagtctttccattgacttgaataggaaTTGGATCAAGCTCCAATTGTGCAATGAAGCACAcagaggggaggtggaggagctggAATCTTTCCTGCCCCTTGAAGTGATCAGTGTATGCCCTCAAGCACCTGAGTTGATGTCTCCATTTAGTTTGCATAATTATCAATATTAATATGGTCCATGAAATTATCTGGCCTCCCCTTTAAATCCAGCTATGCTATTTGACTGTGACACATCCTCCTATGTGCAACAATAAGCACTTGCTGAGCATCCCTCTGGTACTGTTAATGTCAGCTAAGCACTGTAACCTGGttaaactggcacagctccagAGGGATCCATACTGATTTTTTGGTGTGACATATAAACAGGTTCAAGCCCAACATAAAGTAATGCAGGTTTAGGGCTTTGGTTTTCATATAGATACGGTCatgtatttccttttaatttcctttaattcTTGTATAACTGGGGTAGTTGTAGTACCCTCTGAGAAGGTCAAAGCAAATTCCTTTTTGCTAATTCTGGTCTTTCCCATATTTGTATTCCACCGACAAACGGTTTCCCTTCCCTGCAACTCCTATCTAATCTTTCAAATCAAACTAGAATGCATCATGTTTGTTTCAGAAATAATTCATTTGAGATGTTGGGTGATGACTGTTATCAGCATAATTATAGCTTTCAAGTTCCCTGGGGACAGTGCTTATTAGTTATTTGCCATTGTACAACCAGCAGAGGGAATACCAGCATTACTTTTTGTGATTCAAGTATTTGAGCTAGTGGCCCAAATTCTAATTAGCAGCACATTGCATCCCAGTCAGATactgatctcagttacagcacagtaaatccagagtaactccactgctcTCAGAGGCATTATTTTAGATCTACAggggtgtaactgagaacagaatctaaCCCAGGGAATTTTAACATCCCCTCCAAAACCTGACTTTCTTCGTCTCTTTCCTACTCCTATTTTAAGCAAAGAAGGGGCTCAAATACAATAGCAGTGACTGAGAACAGTTTATACATGGatagattagattaaaaaaaaaacaaaaacacgtTTGGATCCAGATTAGATTCTGAGTAGGCTTTTTGTTCAAATTACTCAGCCCCAGAATCATAAAAGTCACTCTAAATTCCTACTATCTTGGGCTAAAAATCACCTGTGAAGAAGTCAGAGGATTTTGTGACATTGAAACCAGAACATTGGCCTCTTAAGTTTTAGATCTGACCCAGTACCAAAACCATAGGTTTGAATCTGGAAATTTTAATTTAACATTAAAAACACAACCCCAGTGAAGTCTGAAGGGGGTTGATTATTTTAGAAGTTCTCCTTTGGACCCATCTCTGATTATAAAAATTTTGAGGTATATCAGATTAATAGCAACTCTTCAAACATTGTTTATCAAAATCAACCATCGTTACggataaagatttttttctatagGGTTTCTCCAACATAATGTATAATAAGGAATCCCTAAGACTAGGAAACAGTATAAACTCCAGACATATATATTTTCTTGTTAATTAATCTACACAAGAACCCTTGGCAAGCCAAATGGTTCCAACTTTATGCAGCAAGGCTTAGTTCAATAAACAGAAATGACTTAAAATCATTAGataaattatttttccctctACACTTAGTCAATAACATAATCGCAGGCACAGATTCGACAGCCACCATTCTCCAAATGGTCCCTGGCTGACAGCAGCAAAACTAGTAACAGCAGCTTCTTTGTGTTAAACTGAAATTCTCTCCCAGTGAAGGGGCAAAGGGTCACTGATTGCATAGTCTTTGCTCAGTTGCACACCCTTTGCTAATGTTCAGTTCTCAGAATAACTGACTGAATGTGCCACACAATCTTGTAACTGAACCTCTTTTTCTCATTACATATATTAAAATACTATTTAATAAATGTAAGGCACCTGTTCATTTGGATCAATGCCTGTAATATGCTGGATGAAAATcatattaaaaaattctgcaGCAAAAGTATCATTTTCTTTCAGTACATCTTGAAAAACGACTCCTATCCTTGTTACAATCTCATAATCCCTGTAAAAGAATTTGCATGGTACAGCACGATTTACAATGTAATGGATTACTATTTCATAATcctggggcaggaggaagaaaCTACAAATGTTTAACAAAAATTTACTGCATTGCAAGCTTTTTCCAGATCCTGAAATAGGAATTGGTGATGCTGCTAGGGAGGGACAGAAGTGCACAATATCTGATGACATCACACCAGTTAGCTGGTCTTTGTTTCATCTTGGTTTCCAATCCTGTGGATATCCTTGTTCTCTAACAGCTCCACCTTCTTGTCACTCGGGATTACTGCATTGTTCACCATAGCTCTTGCTAATGTGGACACAGGCACAGAAAGTGCAGTAATTGACATCAGATGTGAGAGGCAACCCAGAATTTTTCTAGCACACCATTCTAATGGACGTGACTCTTCTCTGTCACATAAaatcaatctttaaaaaaaaaaaaagagagagaaagagagagattaagaGGAGATGATAAATAGACAGCAAACACAGTTTCCACTCACATTTAATCACTTACGCAGGTTTAAATATAGTGCAGCGATCGAAGTTAAGTTCTTCAATTTTAACTTCTGCTTcaccctaaaaaaaaaacaaaatccatgaCATGTTAAACAAGGACCCCAAAGTTACTGCTCATCATTCTACCATGCTTGAAATATTGTCAATACAATCTTGACTAAAGATTCTTCAACTTTGAGAGCAAAAAACTTCTAGGACTTGTGTTATACTCCATAAGTTACTACTACTGATCTGCTTTTTTGTCTCCTAACAATTACAAAAAACCAACGAAACAAACTGTATACACAAAATTGCACATGCAGTTAGTCTATAGCAAAATATATCACTGTTATccactcctcctttcccccacccaacTATTTTCACCCTCCactactacccttacttctgcgctgctggtggtggcggcactgccttcagagctgggcagctgtagATGAGTGGCTGCTGACTCAGGGCCCAGCTCAGAAGCCAGCAGCgtggaagtaagggtggcaataccataccataccttCCTTATTTCTGCAATGCTGGTGGTGGCTCAGCCTTCAGAACGGGGCTTCCAGCCTGCAGCCGCCGctctcagctgcccagctctgaaggcagtgccgccaccagCAGTAATACAGAAgaaagggtagcagtaccgctaCCCCCCTACAATAAACTTgcaaccccccacaactcctttttgggtcaagacccctacaattacaacaccatgaaatttcagatttaaatagctgaatcatgaaatttattatttttaaaatcctatgactgtgaaattgaccaaaatggccctacccataaggcatgttttccaatcctttatcATTCTTGGGGCTATCCTCTGAATGCTCTCTAGTTTattaatatccttcttgaattcttgataccagaactggacacagcattccagtagcagtcacacTAGTCCAATACAGAGATAATGTAACCTGTCTACTCCAAATCAATATTCCTATGTTTAGACAGCCAAAGACTGCATTAGcactttggccacagcatcacactgggagtgcatgttcaactgattatccatcCTGATCCCAAAGTCTTTTCAAAGTCATTGCTTTCccggatagagtcccccattttCTAAATATGGCCTGCAGTCATTGTTCCTATATGTATGACTTCATAATTGTCCATATTGAAATatgcattgtttgcttgcacccagtttaccaaccaGTCCAGGTAGTTCTAAATCAGTGACCACTGCCCCAATCTTTGTGTTACCTGCCCTCTTTGtcagtagtgatttttttttattttcttccaggtcattgatgaaaatgttaaatagcatagggccaagatcCAATCCCTAAGGGACCCCactacaattacattttaagaccattttgattttgtattgttcttGTTCTTAATCAAAATATTCTGTGGCACTATGTCAAATGCCGTACATAACAGGAGTATAATATgttaacactattacctttatcaaccaaatttgtaatcctATAACATATCAAGTTTGACTGTTTTCATAAAGttatgttgattggcattaattatattactctcctttaattcttcatcAATCAAGTTCTGTACCGGCCATTCCCTTAATCTGCCTGGAATTGATGGCAGCAAGCCTATAGTTACCCAAATCATCCTGCTTACCTTCTTGTGATGGGGAGATgctctctccccatcctctgATGCCCCAGGAACTGCTCAGACCCACTTTCACTTTGCGTGCAGGCTGTATTTTATTCTAAACCCAAACACTAACTCAGTACAGTGCAACATCACcattttaacctttcctctttCAACACTTCTTTGCTAGGGCCTTAGGAGGAAAATAGATTGGTCAGTCATTCTCTGTCTCGCTCTATGTTAGAAGCTCCTTCATTCCAGTCTCAGATAGCCCCATCCTCCCTCATAACACTtcctttctgtctttttatcAGGTTGTTCATCTAAGGGCTAATTAGTTCCTTACCTCCTCAGCCTCACCTTCTGATTAGCTAATTATCCAATCAGCTGTTATTGGCAGAACTAACCCGAGGctacagtgatcagagtgctgaccCACCTTGTCAGatctcagcactctgtcacacctGTTTAAATATTAGcgtaacattagctttcttttagtcctctggaacttctctAGTGTTCCAAGACCTACTGAAACTtaacattaatattaaataaagctcctcagccagctttttaaagtttttggatgcaagttatctggatgtACTGATTTTAAATACCTGTAGCTAACTTCAGTAGCTGCAGTTTAACTTCTCCTGAGTTATTGTTAGAATGGAAAGTAGTTGATCATCATCATACAATATGAATAAATCATCTGGCTTTTTctcaaacacagaataaaagtatTTATTCAACACTTGTGCCTTTTTTGCATTTCTACCATTTCCAGCTAGAAACAAATACCATTggtaggatttcttttgttcctcatATACTTTTTAGAAGAGTCCTTCttctccttaactctgctggccagagatttctccttgtgtccttttgtttcccttatcagttttctgtAATTCCTAATTTATATTCACTatcaatttcccctttttttctgtttgtttttatataaatatacatagaCTTGgcacaatttgtttttatttcttttgtaattttGATGGGTAAtttcaagatttatttttaagcttttttaaacttttatttaaattttcagtgtgcaaaattatgggttttaagcatttcttccctatttttatttatttaaattttcacagttgcaggaaattatgggaggAAATCATTGTTAGATAATAATTAAAGGACATTAGACACAGATTCCAAAAGGTAAagatttataaccattaaaagAGAAACTGCAAATATTATGTGTAAAAATTTTAGCCCTAAATCAAACTCTattaagttctcaagcaacatttttcttactttgcttttctgtaactttctatTATTgatggaagtattttttcattgttGTGTGTGTTGatgtttatcaacatttaccaataaaaatctaatctttccaagcaaTATATTATAGCTTCTTTCACTTCCCcggctggtttgtttgtttgttttttaaactattgtaGTCTTTTTGGATTTTggatttttgggcatctagtaaaatattcttatactgttcccaattatcattcatattttcctgtttaaattCTCTCTTAGCTGATTTGGCTTATAATAGCTTTCAGCTCTgtaaaattggcccttttaaaacagcaagtatatatatatatttcttgttTGGAATCTGTTTTGTTTGCACAAAATAAATGTAATCAAATTGTAATCACGTAATTaacctgtggagctcattgctACAACATACaactgaaaaataataatttagtaaGATTCAAGAAAGGATTAGACATTTCTATGAAAAATTAGAACCACCACAACTATGTTATACAGGATAAAAGTGTATAAAAAATTTAAAcgctctcatgcttcagggtataaaccAACCACTAATAGACCTAAGTTGCAGTGGGAATTTTATTCACATAAGAGGACAGAACTGAATCCTGAGAAGCCCTAGATAGCAACAATGTAGTTGAATTGTaaaaaatcatagaaattagaaatgaaaacCAATTTGGGCAAAAtgttcaaagatatttaggcacctaaccagGTTCCTGCCCTAGGGTGGATtacaaaggtttttaggcacctaactgacactgatttcaatgggatttaggtgcataGATACCTTTGTGAATGCCAtccctagtgggattttcagaagcacctatctgcaactttaggcatctaaataccttgaaaatctggccctttatctaGTCTATCcatctgccagtgcaggattatCTCTGATAGTAAATtttctagtgtttttttttttcaatctagtTTGAAATTTCTCAAATCACTCAAGCTGTCTAAGAATCTTCTCCAATTTTTCTTTGCTTAGTTTTATTCTTGGTTAACCTCCCCCTTTCCTCTTTTTGGATAACTGCTTAAATAAttccctgggaaattttgacttTACACACCTAAGACGTACAGAAATTTCTCCCGATTATTATTATAAGATTTAGACcaaccttgatttttaaaataaaaaaaaatactgtgctTATCAGCTCCATTGCTGGATACCAAGAGGAAGTGTTTACAACCACCAGCTTTTGCCAACTCTGCTGACCTGCAAACATAATCTCGATCAACGCGAACAAATCCATACTAGGATAAAAAATTATTTGGATTAGAGCTGGGTCAGAAGAATCCACAGAAGAGGGaaagtgtgtggggtgggggaaagcaaaaCTATAAGTGGGATAAAATCCAGTGATTCTCCGTTTTCTTCCAGATCTctttcatttttcaaacaaaGACTGAAGGGAAATTCCATGGTACTTCATTTTAGAAAAGCATTTCATACTTAACTAAGCTAAGGATGGGTAaatggtttctaaccattagaagaatgaggttctggaacatCCTCCCAACAGGTgtaggggcggtggggggggggggggtcaaacaaCCTAGGTAGTTTTAAGATCGCTCTTAATAAATTTATTACCAAGGGGGTGCCCGCAATAGCAGGGGTCTGGATTTGATGACTCTAgagctcccttccagtcctatttaagtcacaggtttcagagtagcagccgtgttagtctgtattagcaaaaagaaaaggagtacttgtggcaccttagagactaacaaatttattagagcataagctttcgtgagctacagctcacttcatcggatgcatttggtggaaaaaacagaggagagatttatatacacacacacagagaacatgaaacaatgggtttatcatacacactgtaaggagagtgatcacttaagataagccatcaccaacagcggggggggaaggaggaaaacctttcatggtgacaagcaggtaggctaattccagcagttaacaagaatatcagaggaacagtggggggtggggtgggagggagaaataccgttgccaactctgtccacatatctattcaggggataccatcatagggcctaatcacatcagccacactatcagaggctcgttcacctgcgcatctaccaatgtgatatatgccatcatgtgccagcaatgcccctctgccatgtacattggccaaactggacagtctctacgtaaatgaatgaatggacacaaatcagacgtcaagaattataacattcaaaaaccagttggagaacacttcaatctctctggtcactcgatcacagacctaagagtggctatccttccttcaacaaaaaagcttcaaaaacagactccaacgagagactgctgaattggaattaatttgcaaactggatacaattaacttaggcttgaatagagactgggaatggatgagtcattacacaaagtaaaactatttccccatggtatttctccctcccaccccaccccccactgttcctctgatattcttgttaactgctggaattagcctacctgcttgtcaccatgaaaggttttcctccttcccccccctgctgttggtgatggcttatcttaagtgatcactctccttacagtgtgtatgataaacccattgtttcatgttctctgtgtgtgtgtatataaatctctcctctgttttttccaccaaatgcatccgatgaagtgagctgtagctcacgaaagcttatgctctaataaatttgttagtctctaaggtgccacaagtactccttttctatttaagtCAGTAATTCAAAGGTTGGTTGTCTTATATCTGCAGTTGAGTAGaatctttgtaaagcacatttTTGCAGACTCCTTCAGATTCCTTCATTAACGGCCCAATCTTGAAAGTTCCTGAGTGCATCCTGAGAAATACGGAGTGCCCTAAATTCCTACTGAAGTAACATCATAGGATCTACTCCTGCAACCCCAGGTTGGCTCTATCTGTCCCCAGTGTAGAATTTAAAAGCACATAGAAAACAAAAAGTAGCCAAATATTTAAGTTATTTAACCCACGGTTAAGTAAATTCCTAAATTTTATCTTTGCTTAATTAGAAGATTTTAAAAGCAGATAAACAAGGCATCTACAAGTCATTCATCAGTTAGGAGAAAAGAGAAACTGCCTCAGAACATTACATAGTAGTGTTAGGATTTTTCTTAGATTTCTGGGTATGCTTTCAGTGTCTTGTTTTGTAAATGTGACAAAACCTCAGCCCTTCAGACTAaatggagatttttgccttacaAAACTAATAAAAAATAGAAGCTTCCCTCAATACAACTGCAAATGCTGCTGATAAATattaattctaattttttttaaagggcttgtTGGGGTATTTTGAGTAGTAGCCGTCTGCTTTAAATCTCTCATTCTTTGTAtcagcatcttaaaaaaaattagccaaTCAAAAGTCCCTAGACCGACGCTGTCTCTCTCAGTTAATCCAAGGCCAGTAAAGGGATAATTTGATTAAACTGAAACCCTAATTTATTTAGCTTTAGTTCTGGATCAACCTCTCCTTAATAGAGTGCTGTCGTCTCCAATTGTTTGATGAAAATTAAAGTGACATAAATACCATGGGACTTTTTCAATCTGATTAGTCAGCTAACTTGCATCAATACTACCCCAGCCATCAG
This DNA window, taken from Dermochelys coriacea isolate rDerCor1 chromosome 6, rDerCor1.pri.v4, whole genome shotgun sequence, encodes the following:
- the HTATIP2 gene encoding oxidoreductase HTATIP2 yields the protein MAELENIQNLRENFKKHNKSCFILGASGATGKELLKEILKQQLFSNVTIIGCRKLTFEEVAYQNVNQQVVDFEKLDEYSASFQGYDVGFCCLGTTKAKGGAYGFVRVDRDYVCRSAELAKAGGCKHFLLVSSNGADKHSIFFYFKNQVKGEAEVKIEELNFDRCTIFKPALILCDREESRPLEWCARKILGCLSHLMSITALSVPVSTLARAMVNNAVIPSDKKVELLENKDIHRIGNQDETKTS